In Gulosibacter molinativorax, a single window of DNA contains:
- the dxr gene encoding 1-deoxy-D-xylulose-5-phosphate reductoisomerase, with the protein MNTTPRRVLVLGATGSIGSQTLDIIRRNPERFVVAGLSAGTDAAGLERLAGEFGVPTSATALGAADAEALVRDTEADVVVNGITGSAGLGATLATLEAGTTLALANKESLIVGAALVKQLAAPGQIVPVDSEHSAILQCLASGNRAEVSRLVLTASGGPFRGRSRAALAQVTPAEALAHPTWDMGRVVTTNSATLVNKGLEVIEAHVLFDVPFEQIDVVVHPQSIIHSMVEFVDGATIAQVSTPDMRLPIALGLSWPERVPAAVPPMDWAKAQQWSFEPLDEDAFPALELAKSVGRAGGAYPAVFNAANEEAVDAFHEGAIPFLGIVDTVRAVVDAWPGEEREVTRESLLQAENWARSAAHQRIRA; encoded by the coding sequence ATGAACACCACCCCGCGACGGGTGCTCGTACTGGGCGCGACCGGATCAATCGGGAGCCAGACGCTCGACATCATTCGGCGCAACCCCGAGCGCTTCGTCGTCGCGGGGCTCAGCGCGGGAACGGATGCGGCGGGTCTCGAAAGGCTCGCGGGGGAGTTCGGGGTGCCGACCTCCGCCACGGCCCTCGGTGCGGCCGACGCCGAGGCGCTCGTGCGAGACACCGAAGCCGACGTCGTGGTCAACGGCATCACCGGCTCTGCGGGGCTCGGTGCCACGCTCGCAACCCTCGAGGCTGGTACGACGCTCGCCCTGGCAAATAAGGAGTCGCTCATCGTCGGTGCCGCGCTCGTGAAGCAGCTCGCGGCGCCCGGGCAGATCGTTCCGGTCGACTCCGAACACTCGGCGATCCTGCAGTGCCTCGCCTCGGGAAACCGCGCGGAGGTCTCACGACTTGTGCTGACCGCATCCGGCGGCCCGTTCCGAGGGCGAAGCCGAGCAGCGCTCGCGCAAGTGACGCCCGCGGAGGCACTCGCGCACCCCACGTGGGACATGGGCCGGGTCGTGACGACGAACTCCGCCACGCTGGTGAATAAGGGGCTCGAGGTGATCGAGGCGCACGTCCTATTCGACGTGCCGTTCGAGCAGATCGACGTGGTGGTGCATCCCCAGTCGATCATCCACTCGATGGTCGAGTTCGTCGACGGCGCCACGATCGCGCAGGTATCTACGCCCGACATGCGCCTGCCGATTGCGCTCGGGCTCAGCTGGCCGGAACGCGTGCCCGCGGCCGTGCCGCCGATGGATTGGGCGAAGGCGCAACAGTGGAGTTTCGAACCGCTCGACGAGGATGCCTTCCCCGCGCTCGAACTCGCGAAGTCGGTCGGTCGGGCCGGGGGAGCATATCCGGCGGTGTTCAACGCGGCGAACGAGGAGGCGGTCGACGCTTTCCACGAGGGCGCGATCCCGTTCCTCGGCATCGTCGACACGGTCCGCGCGGTGGTGGATGCGTGGCCGGGCGAAGAGCGCGAAGTCACGCGGGAGTCGCTCCTCCAAGCTGAGAACTGGGCACGCTCAGCCGCCCATCAGCGAATCCGGGCGTAG
- a CDS encoding asparaginase — MAGTFLGKDSVELAVVTRGGFIESRHVGSAAVVDANGELLLSLGDVRAPIFPRSTLKFVQALASLEAGAPLDGEHLAVACASHVGTPLHVALVRDILGRAGLDESALQCPATWPADRASRDSLIRSGEPSARVFMECSGKHAGFLAACSAAGWPVENYLHPDHPLQKLVRESLARFAGEQISVTAVDGCGAPVYAVSLAGMARAMSRFATSQSSSPFGIFRNAAKIWQATLKHPWTIAGHGRPDSVVIEELGVLAKTGAEGVLVLVAPDGTSVAIKSLDGSSRANMLPGLQLLVAAGSIDAARAEAVLPKLRLAISGGGQTVGAIMLGSDIPTVIERD; from the coding sequence GTGGCAGGCACGTTCTTGGGCAAGGACTCGGTGGAGCTCGCCGTCGTCACGCGCGGCGGATTTATCGAGTCTCGTCACGTGGGGTCCGCCGCCGTGGTGGATGCGAACGGCGAGCTGCTCCTTTCCCTCGGCGACGTGCGTGCGCCGATTTTTCCGCGCTCGACGCTGAAGTTTGTGCAGGCTCTCGCGTCGCTTGAGGCGGGTGCGCCGCTCGACGGCGAGCACCTTGCCGTCGCGTGTGCGTCGCACGTCGGCACACCGCTCCACGTCGCGCTGGTCCGCGACATCCTCGGCCGCGCCGGTCTCGATGAATCGGCGCTGCAGTGTCCCGCGACGTGGCCCGCCGACCGCGCGTCGCGCGACTCGCTCATCCGTTCCGGAGAGCCGAGCGCGCGCGTGTTCATGGAGTGCTCCGGGAAGCACGCCGGATTCCTCGCGGCGTGCTCGGCCGCAGGCTGGCCCGTCGAGAACTACCTCCACCCCGACCACCCGCTGCAGAAGCTCGTGCGCGAATCGCTCGCGCGCTTCGCGGGCGAACAGATTTCCGTCACCGCGGTGGATGGCTGCGGTGCGCCGGTGTACGCGGTATCGCTGGCTGGAATGGCACGCGCGATGTCCCGCTTCGCGACCTCACAGTCCTCGTCCCCGTTCGGCATTTTTCGGAACGCGGCGAAGATCTGGCAGGCCACGCTGAAGCATCCCTGGACAATCGCGGGCCACGGCCGCCCAGACTCCGTTGTGATCGAAGAACTCGGGGTGCTGGCGAAGACCGGCGCCGAGGGCGTGCTCGTGCTCGTCGCACCGGACGGAACCTCGGTGGCGATCAAGTCGCTCGACGGGTCGTCCCGGGCCAATATGCTGCCTGGGCTGCAGCTCTTGGTCGCGGCGGGATCGATCGATGCCGCGCGTGCCGAGGCCGTCCTTCCGAAGCTTCGCCTCGCAATCAGCGGTGGTGGCCAGACCGTTGGCGCAATCATGCTGGGTTCGGACATCCCCACCGTCATCGAACGGGACTAG
- a CDS encoding M50 family metallopeptidase, with protein MTGVLLFIVGIVAALIGLGLSIALHELGHLSFAKLFNVRVPQYMVGFGPTIWSKKTKETEYGIKLFPLGGYISMIGMYPPKPGHKATAQGTGFVSQMIEDGRQTSAESIPEGEEHRAFYRQAVWKRLLIMLGGPFMNFVIAAVCFGIVAMGFGVYQPTTTVGDVYECVVPAGTETVPDDCPEPAPGYAAGLMPGDTVTAIDDKPISGWDELQNTIRVSVGEPIKLTVERDGAELDLTVTPRPNEVYVLDETTGQVIEDEAGNPVTQTVGFVGFTATSERKQQDIAYVGEMYGQNIKGVAEVVVTLPQRVVQMFQAGFLGAERDPNGPMSVVGVGRITGEIAAQDSIPVIDRVATIVQIVGSLNIALAVFNLIPLPPLDGGHVAAALYDGLRRWFAKIRGKPDPGPFDAAKLLPVTMVMAIVWLIIGALFIFTDIVNPIRLFG; from the coding sequence GTGACCGGAGTACTGCTGTTTATCGTTGGCATCGTCGCGGCCCTGATCGGGCTGGGACTGTCGATCGCGCTGCACGAACTCGGCCACCTTTCCTTCGCCAAGCTCTTCAACGTTCGTGTGCCGCAGTACATGGTCGGGTTCGGTCCGACCATCTGGTCGAAGAAGACCAAGGAAACCGAGTACGGCATCAAGCTCTTCCCGCTCGGCGGCTATATCTCGATGATCGGGATGTACCCGCCGAAGCCCGGCCACAAGGCCACCGCGCAGGGCACGGGCTTCGTCTCGCAGATGATCGAGGACGGTCGGCAGACGAGCGCCGAGAGCATCCCCGAGGGCGAGGAACACCGGGCGTTCTATCGCCAGGCGGTCTGGAAGCGCCTGCTCATCATGCTCGGTGGGCCGTTTATGAACTTCGTGATCGCGGCGGTGTGTTTCGGGATCGTCGCGATGGGCTTCGGCGTCTACCAGCCCACGACGACGGTCGGCGACGTCTACGAATGCGTCGTGCCCGCAGGCACTGAGACTGTGCCGGATGACTGTCCCGAGCCGGCGCCCGGATACGCGGCGGGGCTCATGCCGGGCGATACCGTCACCGCGATCGACGACAAGCCGATCTCGGGCTGGGACGAGCTGCAGAACACCATCCGCGTCAGCGTCGGCGAGCCGATCAAGCTCACCGTCGAGCGTGACGGCGCCGAGCTCGACCTGACGGTGACCCCGCGACCGAACGAGGTGTACGTCCTCGACGAGACGACCGGTCAAGTGATCGAAGACGAGGCGGGCAACCCGGTCACGCAGACGGTCGGTTTCGTCGGATTCACCGCGACGAGCGAGCGAAAGCAGCAGGACATCGCGTACGTCGGCGAGATGTACGGGCAGAACATTAAGGGCGTCGCCGAGGTCGTCGTGACGCTCCCGCAACGCGTCGTGCAGATGTTCCAGGCCGGATTTCTCGGCGCCGAGCGCGACCCCAACGGCCCCATGAGCGTCGTCGGCGTCGGCCGGATCACGGGCGAGATCGCGGCGCAGGACAGCATCCCCGTGATCGACCGCGTCGCGACGATCGTGCAAATCGTGGGCTCGCTGAACATTGCGCTCGCCGTCTTCAACCTCATCCCGCTGCCGCCCCTCGACGGCGGGCACGTCGCGGCTGCGCTCTACGACGGCCTGCGTCGCTGGTTCGCGAAGATCCGCGGCAAGCCCGACCCGGGACCATTCGACGCGGCCAAGCTCCTGCCCGTCACCATGGTGATGGCGATCGTGTGGCTCATCATCGGCGCACTGTTTATCTTCACGGACATTGTCAATCCCATCCGATTGTTCGGGTAG
- a CDS encoding DUF4192 family protein, which translates to MSQTKRLRTAIDILNTVPEMVGYLPQNSLVLLPFTHGHGRACIRIDLPGPENAASPEEYALFVLHQLAQLPDANEVLFVVFTERPIVAGRVPFDAYQRAIGDALLFCGVRRRGAITVAANGWSSLDGSETGPLEELNYGAEALRFPGFDEFVAITRGTRNTRRSLLRAIEVIGTMGRELELSGVLLAWEDLLHDVRARREGGEAHAALSVASKTAAQAIVTVGFRDLLTTECILASAVYGRQIAEDLELVWMALNIDEDQIIDSLITDRLEIEPIQLPRAAEGVALLRELLAVVPERDAAAGYAALGWLEWARGSSSLSNHYSREALRRDPSHPIARLVEMASGSGVTPGWIREVGVTGGFTEGDFDELLGVTE; encoded by the coding sequence ATGAGCCAGACGAAACGACTTCGCACCGCCATCGACATCCTGAACACCGTCCCCGAAATGGTCGGTTACCTGCCCCAAAACTCACTCGTACTCCTACCGTTCACTCACGGCCACGGCCGCGCCTGCATCCGGATCGACCTGCCCGGACCAGAGAATGCCGCGAGCCCCGAGGAATACGCCTTGTTCGTCCTCCACCAGCTTGCGCAGCTGCCGGATGCCAATGAGGTACTGTTCGTCGTCTTCACCGAACGACCGATCGTTGCGGGACGAGTGCCGTTCGACGCCTATCAACGGGCGATCGGGGATGCGCTGCTGTTCTGTGGGGTCCGACGACGCGGAGCAATTACCGTCGCGGCCAACGGCTGGTCGAGTCTCGATGGATCGGAGACGGGGCCACTCGAGGAACTGAACTACGGGGCGGAAGCGCTGCGTTTTCCCGGCTTCGACGAATTCGTCGCCATCACCCGGGGTACCCGGAATACGAGACGGAGCCTGTTACGGGCGATCGAGGTGATCGGCACAATGGGGCGCGAACTCGAGCTTTCCGGAGTGCTCCTCGCCTGGGAAGATCTGCTGCACGATGTTCGCGCGCGTCGCGAAGGCGGGGAAGCACACGCCGCTCTCTCGGTGGCGTCGAAGACCGCGGCCCAGGCGATCGTCACGGTCGGGTTCCGCGACCTCTTGACTACCGAGTGCATCCTGGCGAGTGCCGTATACGGACGGCAGATCGCCGAGGATCTCGAGCTCGTGTGGATGGCGCTCAACATTGATGAAGACCAGATTATCGACAGCCTCATCACCGATCGCCTCGAGATCGAGCCGATCCAACTTCCTCGCGCAGCCGAGGGGGTAGCGCTCTTGCGGGAGCTGCTCGCCGTGGTGCCTGAGCGAGACGCGGCCGCTGGGTACGCGGCCCTCGGCTGGCTCGAGTGGGCACGCGGGTCGAGCTCGCTCTCGAACCACTACTCACGCGAGGCGCTGCGCCGCGACCCCTCGCATCCAATTGCCCGGCTCGTCGAGATGGCGAGCGGCAGCGGCGTGACCCCCGGCTGGATCCGTGAGGTGGGCGTCACGGGGGGATTTACCGAGGGCGACTTCGACGAGCTGTTGGGAGTCACCGAGTGA
- a CDS encoding FtsK/SpoIIIE domain-containing protein produces MQLAEAPADQQEAALRLPSLPDEPPANGFPILMTIAPVVVAIILFALLRTPYVLMFAILGPVLGTANVIDQRIGRRRRRKRATAEFEAAVAIAEADIAAAHARLRARRRIEHPLASDLVAGAHRVEPGIVVGTTSVRSGLRTEGSGTDARSRELVEQAARLESAPHAIECSKVRVCGPRVEVAGAVRALLVQLLYERRSARLSLTGELSGGIAAELRAAGVEISPRARAEVQIEAHHAEPGAWPEAPYAAELADPAATEPASGTDAVVQILIEPSGESVLIDSSGRRLRMQCDSLSAAELASWLPGVVVAQRERSRASRRLPTSCELADLVPAVAAESPTPVGLGANFLLGADGPSTVDLVRHGPHALIGGTTGSGKSELLIAWAAALAASYTSDECTLLCLDFKGGATFDAISNLPHCVGVVTDLDDDEAARVGLSLRAEVRRRELALRDLGVRDIADLEPGVVPRLVVMVDEFQALVEAHPELQDVFSDVGARGRSLGIHMVLCTQRPTGAFREQLLANAAIRLCLRVEQPSDSHTLLGAPDAAELNRELRGRALIKIGGDEAEEVQVAVARPALIQELATREETRRSDANLPAVRRPWHPPLPTSLSPHALGHDRIPVGIAYALADVPERQQQPVISLDRPGQHLFVSGMAESGKSGVLRAIAAGARASGSTVIDLGAEAETAWDALKRLLRGGTGAWTIVLVDDVDLLEQQFDDEHRAEWLEGLQRLLRTGARLGMSVVLTARRVSGSMQKLRGLCGDSLYLAAPSRQEWILQGGEPGDWQERLNPGRGRLGRLLVQVAEVAEPAAECLEVATAATGPAAVAGPAAVAGPAAVSAAAAASTVTAASVSMARWLPFNVPETGLVVVGRRLGPVRAALTDDGHEFGQVPSPAAARTGELDLALGKRVIVGELDQWNAAYGALPKYAEQLAVLAVGLTPGEWRSTFRGDALYPALDDSHTRALLRLPDGSVRRVQLLDGRPIGIERRPE; encoded by the coding sequence ATGCAGCTTGCCGAGGCACCGGCGGATCAGCAGGAGGCGGCGCTCCGGCTGCCATCGCTGCCAGATGAGCCACCCGCGAATGGCTTCCCGATCCTGATGACCATTGCTCCCGTGGTGGTTGCGATCATCCTCTTCGCCCTGCTTCGGACTCCGTACGTGCTGATGTTCGCGATTCTTGGCCCGGTGCTCGGCACCGCGAATGTGATCGACCAACGGATCGGTCGCCGACGTCGGCGAAAGCGCGCGACCGCCGAGTTCGAGGCTGCAGTCGCGATTGCCGAAGCTGATATCGCGGCGGCACACGCGCGACTGCGAGCGCGGCGCCGCATCGAGCATCCCCTTGCGAGCGACCTCGTGGCAGGCGCGCACCGTGTCGAACCCGGCATCGTCGTCGGGACCACCTCGGTTCGCAGCGGGCTGCGGACCGAGGGTTCCGGGACGGATGCGCGCAGCCGCGAACTGGTCGAGCAGGCCGCGAGGTTGGAAAGCGCGCCCCACGCAATCGAATGCAGCAAGGTTCGCGTGTGCGGGCCCCGCGTGGAAGTTGCCGGCGCCGTGCGCGCGCTCTTGGTGCAGCTGCTGTATGAGCGACGCTCGGCGCGTCTTTCGCTCACGGGCGAGCTGTCGGGCGGCATTGCCGCGGAGCTGCGCGCCGCGGGCGTCGAGATATCGCCACGCGCCCGAGCGGAGGTACAGATCGAGGCGCACCACGCAGAGCCGGGTGCGTGGCCGGAAGCACCCTATGCCGCCGAACTCGCCGACCCGGCCGCGACCGAACCCGCCAGTGGGACCGACGCCGTGGTGCAGATCCTCATTGAGCCGAGCGGGGAGAGCGTCTTGATCGACTCCTCGGGCCGTCGGTTGCGGATGCAGTGTGATTCTCTGTCGGCCGCCGAGCTCGCGAGCTGGCTGCCCGGGGTTGTGGTGGCCCAGCGCGAGCGGTCCCGCGCATCCCGAAGGCTTCCCACGAGCTGCGAGCTCGCCGACTTGGTTCCCGCGGTCGCGGCAGAGTCACCCACGCCAGTCGGCCTTGGCGCGAACTTTCTGCTCGGTGCGGATGGCCCAAGCACCGTCGACCTCGTCCGGCACGGTCCGCACGCGCTGATCGGCGGGACTACCGGCAGCGGGAAGAGCGAACTATTGATTGCGTGGGCGGCGGCGCTGGCGGCGTCCTACACGAGTGATGAGTGCACGCTCCTGTGCCTCGATTTCAAGGGCGGCGCGACCTTTGACGCGATCTCGAACCTACCGCACTGCGTCGGCGTGGTGACGGATCTCGACGACGACGAGGCGGCTCGCGTAGGCCTGAGCCTGCGTGCTGAGGTGCGCCGGCGCGAACTCGCATTGCGTGATCTTGGCGTGCGTGACATTGCCGATCTTGAACCGGGCGTCGTGCCGCGGCTCGTGGTGATGGTGGACGAGTTTCAGGCGCTCGTCGAGGCGCATCCCGAGCTGCAGGATGTGTTCAGTGACGTCGGTGCGCGGGGCCGCAGCCTCGGCATCCATATGGTCCTCTGTACGCAGCGCCCGACCGGCGCCTTTCGTGAGCAGCTGCTGGCGAACGCGGCGATCCGCCTGTGCCTGCGGGTCGAGCAGCCGAGCGACTCGCACACGCTTCTGGGTGCTCCTGACGCTGCCGAGCTCAATCGCGAGTTGCGCGGCAGGGCGCTCATCAAAATCGGCGGGGATGAGGCCGAAGAGGTACAGGTCGCGGTGGCGCGACCAGCCCTCATCCAGGAACTCGCGACGCGGGAAGAAACTCGCCGCAGCGACGCGAACCTGCCAGCAGTACGCAGGCCCTGGCATCCGCCGCTGCCAACTTCGTTGTCTCCGCACGCGCTCGGGCACGATCGCATCCCCGTCGGCATCGCGTACGCCTTGGCCGATGTTCCCGAACGGCAGCAGCAGCCGGTGATCAGCCTCGATCGCCCCGGGCAGCACCTGTTCGTGAGTGGCATGGCCGAGAGCGGCAAGAGTGGCGTCCTCCGCGCCATCGCGGCGGGCGCGCGAGCCAGCGGAAGCACCGTGATTGACTTGGGTGCCGAGGCCGAAACCGCCTGGGATGCGCTGAAGCGACTGCTGCGGGGCGGGACCGGGGCCTGGACGATCGTGCTCGTCGACGACGTGGACCTACTCGAGCAGCAGTTTGACGACGAGCATCGAGCCGAGTGGCTCGAGGGGCTACAGCGACTGTTGCGGACGGGCGCCAGGCTCGGGATGAGCGTGGTACTGACGGCAAGGCGAGTGTCGGGCTCGATGCAAAAGCTTCGCGGCCTGTGCGGCGACAGCCTGTATCTCGCGGCACCGTCGCGACAGGAATGGATCCTACAGGGCGGGGAACCGGGGGACTGGCAGGAGCGGCTGAACCCGGGCCGTGGACGGCTCGGCCGGTTGCTGGTGCAAGTGGCCGAGGTCGCCGAACCTGCCGCGGAATGCCTGGAGGTGGCCACGGCAGCTACTGGGCCAGCTGCTGTTGCTGGGCCTGCTGCAGTTGCTGGGCCAGCTGCTGTGTCAGCGGCTGCGGCAGCGTCAACGGTTACTGCGGCGTCAGTGTCGATGGCACGGTGGCTCCCGTTCAACGTCCCAGAGACCGGGCTCGTGGTGGTTGGCCGCCGCCTCGGGCCGGTCCGCGCGGCACTCACCGACGACGGACACGAATTCGGCCAGGTCCCGAGCCCGGCCGCGGCGCGCACCGGCGAGCTCGACTTGGCGCTGGGGAAGCGGGTCATTGTCGGCGAGCTGGACCAGTGGAACGCCGCCTACGGCGCGCTTCCGAAGTACGCCGAGCAGCTGGCGGTCCTCGCGGTAGGGCTCACCCCAGGCGAGTGGCGCAGCACCTTTCGCGGGGATGCGCTGTACCCGGCGCTTGACGACAGCCACACTCGCGCGCTGCTCCGGCTGCCAGATGGCTCCGTGCGGCGCGTTCAGTTGCTGGACGGGCGGCCGATCGGGATCGAGCGCCGCCCCGAGTAG
- a CDS encoding DUF5684 domain-containing protein, whose product MYDYGDGAGAAFGLSAGMIIVSIIVGLAIYALYAWFLMKMFNKMNIEGWKAWVPIFNSWVFLEAGGYPGWIILGLLLTWIPFLGWLVAIGVFVMQCLAAYRIGIGFGKGGGFVALYAVSAIVGITYLIWVAILAFDSSKWRGLPNGARPGPTAAGAAVGVTPYYTEGYQGPQQGGYPATGQPGGYQQPQQGGYQQPQQGGYQAPGQPQQGGYQAPGQQQSGGYQAPGQQQGGYQAPGQQSSDSGYQSSGQSGYQAPQAGGYQAPGQSPGQSSGSGYQSSGQSGYQAPQAGGYQAPGQQSSGSGYQSSGQSGYQAPQAGGYQAPGQSSGGYKAPGAAGASNAAGQSDAAGQSDAAPADSSTTAEGAQSDNPYGSSKPGDSENPYGNKTGDSNG is encoded by the coding sequence ATGTACGACTATGGCGATGGAGCAGGGGCCGCATTCGGCCTGAGCGCCGGGATGATTATCGTCAGCATCATCGTTGGTCTGGCAATTTACGCGCTCTACGCGTGGTTCCTCATGAAGATGTTCAACAAGATGAACATCGAAGGTTGGAAAGCATGGGTACCCATCTTCAACAGTTGGGTCTTCCTCGAGGCCGGTGGCTACCCCGGCTGGATCATCCTCGGTCTGCTCTTGACGTGGATTCCGTTCCTCGGCTGGCTCGTCGCGATTGGCGTCTTCGTGATGCAGTGCCTCGCGGCGTACCGAATCGGTATTGGCTTCGGTAAGGGTGGCGGGTTCGTCGCGCTCTACGCGGTTTCTGCCATCGTCGGTATTACGTACCTCATCTGGGTGGCCATCCTCGCGTTCGACAGCTCGAAGTGGCGTGGCCTGCCGAATGGTGCACGTCCCGGCCCCACGGCCGCAGGAGCGGCAGTCGGCGTGACGCCGTACTACACCGAGGGGTACCAGGGCCCGCAGCAGGGTGGTTACCCGGCGACAGGCCAGCCAGGTGGTTACCAGCAGCCCCAGCAGGGTGGGTACCAGCAGCCGCAGCAGGGTGGGTACCAGGCACCAGGCCAGCCGCAGCAGGGCGGATACCAGGCTCCCGGTCAGCAGCAGAGTGGCGGCTATCAGGCACCCGGCCAGCAGCAGGGCGGCTATCAGGCCCCAGGCCAGCAGTCCTCGGACAGCGGTTACCAGTCTTCGGGTCAGTCGGGCTACCAGGCTCCGCAGGCTGGCGGTTACCAGGCTCCGGGTCAGTCTCCGGGTCAGTCTTCGGGCAGCGGTTACCAGTCTTCGGGTCAGTCGGGCTACCAGGCTCCGCAAGCTGGCGGTTACCAGGCCCCGGGGCAGCAATCCTCGGGCAGCGGCTACCAGTCTTCGGGTCAGTCGGGCTACCAGGCCCCGCAGGCTGGCGGCTACCAGGCACCCGGCCAGTCGTCTGGCGGCTATAAGGCCCCCGGTGCTGCGGGCGCGTCGAACGCCGCCGGTCAGTCGGATGCTGCGGGCCAGTCGGACGCTGCACCGGCCGATTCGTCGACCACCGCTGAGGGTGCTCAGTCGGACAACCCGTATGGCTCGTCCAAGCCGGGCGATTCGGAGAACCCGTACGGTAACAAGACTGGTGATTCGAACGGCTAG
- the ispG gene encoding flavodoxin-dependent (E)-4-hydroxy-3-methylbut-2-enyl-diphosphate synthase yields the protein MTAVNLGMPKIPELITPRKKTRKVKVGSLYVGGDAPVTVQSMTTTPTHDINATLQQIAELTAAGCDIVRVAVPRKEDADALKIIAMKSPIPVIADIHFQPNYVFQAIDAGCAGVRVNPGNIRKFDDQVGEIAKAAGDAGVALRIGVNAGSLEPSLLEKYGRPTAEALVESAVWEASLFEEHGFHEFGISVKHNDPVVMVKAYRMLSERGDWPLHLGVTEAGPAFQGTIKSAVAFGSLLADGIGDTIRVSLSAPPVEEIKVGLQILQSLNLRERRLEIVSCPSCGRAQVDVYTLAESVQEGLKHLTVPIRVAVMGCVVNGPGEAREADLGVASGNGKGQIFVKGEVIRTVPESEIVETLIAEAERIAADMPRDEVGSPEVLT from the coding sequence GTGACCGCAGTGAACCTCGGAATGCCCAAGATCCCCGAACTGATCACCCCGCGCAAGAAGACGCGGAAGGTCAAGGTGGGCTCGCTCTACGTCGGTGGCGACGCGCCCGTGACGGTGCAGTCGATGACGACAACGCCCACGCACGACATCAATGCGACGCTGCAGCAGATCGCCGAGCTCACTGCCGCGGGCTGCGATATCGTTCGCGTCGCCGTGCCCCGCAAGGAGGATGCGGACGCGCTGAAGATCATCGCGATGAAGAGCCCGATCCCGGTGATCGCCGACATCCACTTCCAGCCCAACTACGTTTTCCAAGCGATCGACGCCGGCTGCGCGGGCGTGCGCGTCAACCCGGGCAATATCCGGAAATTTGACGACCAGGTCGGCGAGATCGCGAAGGCCGCGGGCGACGCGGGCGTGGCGCTGCGCATCGGCGTGAACGCCGGCTCCCTCGAGCCCTCGCTGCTCGAGAAGTACGGTCGGCCCACCGCGGAGGCCCTCGTTGAGTCGGCGGTGTGGGAGGCGAGCCTCTTCGAGGAACACGGCTTCCACGAGTTCGGCATCTCGGTCAAGCACAACGACCCGGTTGTCATGGTGAAGGCCTACCGGATGCTCTCCGAGCGCGGCGACTGGCCGCTCCACCTCGGCGTCACCGAGGCCGGCCCGGCGTTCCAGGGCACGATCAAGTCCGCGGTCGCCTTCGGCTCGCTCCTCGCCGACGGCATCGGCGACACCATCCGAGTTTCGCTGTCGGCTCCGCCCGTCGAGGAGATCAAGGTTGGGCTGCAGATTCTGCAGTCCCTCAACCTGCGCGAGCGCCGCCTCGAGATCGTCTCGTGCCCCTCGTGCGGGCGCGCCCAGGTGGATGTGTACACCCTCGCCGAGTCTGTGCAGGAGGGCCTCAAGCACCTCACCGTGCCCATCCGTGTCGCCGTCATGGGCTGCGTTGTGAACGGACCGGGGGAGGCGCGCGAGGCGGACCTCGGCGTCGCGAGCGGCAACGGCAAGGGCCAGATTTTCGTGAAGGGCGAGGTGATTCGCACGGTGCCCGAATCGGAAATCGTGGAAACGCTCATCGCCGAAGCCGAGCGCATCGCGGCCGACATGCCGCGGGATGAGGTCGGCTCACCCGAGGTGCTGACGTAG